In Luteitalea sp. TBR-22, one genomic interval encodes:
- the argH gene encoding argininosuccinate lyase, producing MSTLWSGRFASAPDQGVFAFGASFAFDRRLFEDDVEGSRAWSEALLKAGVLSADEQQALDRALTDLREAAAADPAFVSGEDEDVHSFVERQLVARVGATGKRLHTGRSRNEQVALDLRLYLRRAIRAQQARLCSLVDALCARAAAAGDAPLPAYTHLRRAQPVLEAHYWLAHASAFRRACERLDAVYAETDALPLGSGAIAGNSFPIDVEFLRERLGFSRVVLNSMDAVADRDFVSSFLHACSLVMVHISRLAEDVIIYGSEEFGFFELDDSVTTGSSLMPQKKNPDPMELVRGKTGRVIGRHTGWLVSMKGLPSGYNKDLQEDKEAVFDTEDTVAGSLMSCEAVVRTLRVRRDVTQRAAGGFMLATDVADYLVRKGLPFRDAHELVGGMVRTLLEEGRTIESLTPDEWRRFSPLFADDVVAAITPLASIGARRTPQSTAPGAVAARLDQMREWLESRG from the coding sequence ATGTCCACCCTTTGGTCTGGTCGTTTCGCGAGTGCCCCTGATCAGGGCGTGTTCGCGTTCGGTGCCTCGTTTGCCTTCGATCGCCGCCTGTTCGAGGACGACGTGGAGGGCAGTCGCGCCTGGTCGGAGGCGCTGCTGAAGGCCGGCGTGCTGTCGGCCGACGAGCAGCAGGCGCTCGACCGCGCGCTCACCGATCTGCGGGAGGCGGCGGCCGCCGACCCGGCGTTCGTGTCGGGTGAGGACGAGGACGTCCACTCGTTCGTCGAGCGACAGCTGGTGGCCCGGGTCGGCGCCACGGGCAAGCGGCTGCACACCGGGCGCTCGCGCAACGAGCAGGTCGCGCTCGACCTGCGCCTCTACCTTCGCCGCGCGATTCGCGCGCAGCAGGCGCGGCTGTGCTCGCTGGTCGATGCCCTGTGTGCCCGGGCAGCGGCGGCCGGCGACGCGCCGCTGCCGGCCTACACCCACCTGCGCCGGGCCCAGCCCGTGCTCGAGGCGCACTACTGGCTGGCGCACGCCTCGGCCTTCCGCCGCGCCTGCGAGCGCCTCGATGCCGTGTACGCCGAAACCGACGCGCTCCCGCTGGGTTCCGGCGCAATCGCCGGCAACTCCTTCCCGATCGACGTGGAGTTCCTGCGCGAGCGCCTCGGGTTCTCGCGCGTGGTGCTCAACAGCATGGACGCGGTGGCCGACCGTGACTTCGTGTCGAGCTTCCTGCACGCCTGCTCGCTGGTGATGGTTCACATCAGCCGTCTGGCCGAGGATGTGATCATCTACGGCTCCGAGGAGTTCGGTTTCTTCGAGCTCGACGATTCGGTGACCACCGGCAGCAGCCTGATGCCCCAGAAGAAGAACCCCGACCCCATGGAACTCGTACGTGGAAAGACGGGGCGGGTCATCGGTCGCCACACGGGCTGGCTGGTCTCGATGAAGGGCCTGCCCAGCGGGTACAACAAGGACCTGCAGGAAGACAAGGAGGCGGTGTTCGACACCGAGGACACCGTCGCGGGGAGCCTCATGTCGTGCGAGGCGGTCGTGCGGACGCTGCGGGTGCGTCGCGACGTGACGCAGCGTGCAGCAGGAGGCTTCATGCTCGCCACCGACGTGGCCGACTACCTGGTGCGCAAGGGCCTGCCATTCCGCGATGCCCACGAGCTTGTCGGCGGCATGGTGCGGACCTTGCTGGAAGAAGGACGAACGATCGAGTCACTCACTCCTGACGAGTGGCGGCGCTTCTCGCCGCTGTTTGCCGACGATGTGGTGGCGGCGATCACGCCCCTGGCCTCGATCGGGGCACGGCGGACGCCGCAGAGCACCGCGCCAGGCGCGGTGGCGGCGCGACTGGACCAGATGCGGGAATGGCTTGAGTCGCGCGGATGA
- a CDS encoding enoyl-ACP reductase, whose product MSDLSGRTGLIVGVANKRSLAWAIAQQADAAGARLVLTYQNERLKENVEELVPLLKTAPILLPCDVSRDEDIAALFSALDGQVHGLDFVVHGAAFAPREALSAPFLETSREAFRIALDISAYSLIAMARGAAPLLARKGGGSIITLSYLGADRAFPNYNVMGVAKAALESSVRYLASELGAQDIRVNTISAGPVKTLAASGVSGFSGILQVYRERAALKRNIDGSDVAGAAMFLLSDWGKGVSGEVIYVDGGYRPMGM is encoded by the coding sequence ATGTCCGATCTGTCGGGACGAACCGGCCTCATCGTCGGTGTCGCCAACAAGCGTTCGCTCGCCTGGGCCATCGCGCAGCAGGCCGATGCGGCCGGTGCCAGGCTCGTGCTCACGTACCAGAACGAGCGACTGAAGGAGAACGTCGAGGAACTGGTGCCGCTGCTCAAGACGGCGCCCATCCTGCTCCCGTGCGACGTGAGCCGTGACGAGGACATCGCGGCGCTCTTCTCCGCCCTCGACGGGCAGGTGCACGGGCTCGACTTCGTGGTGCACGGCGCCGCCTTCGCCCCGCGCGAGGCGCTCTCCGCGCCGTTCCTCGAGACCTCGCGCGAGGCCTTCCGGATCGCCCTCGACATCAGCGCCTACTCGCTCATCGCCATGGCGCGTGGCGCCGCGCCGCTGCTGGCCAGGAAGGGCGGCGGCAGCATCATCACCCTGTCGTACCTGGGCGCCGATCGGGCGTTCCCGAACTACAACGTGATGGGCGTGGCCAAGGCGGCGCTCGAGTCGTCGGTGCGGTACCTGGCCAGCGAGCTCGGCGCGCAGGACATCCGCGTCAACACCATCTCGGCCGGCCCCGTGAAGACCCTGGCCGCCTCGGGCGTCTCCGGCTTCTCGGGCATCCTGCAGGTCTATCGCGAGCGCGCCGCGCTGAAGCGCAACATCGACGGATCGGACGTCGCCGGCGCCGCCATGTTCCTGCTCTCGGACTGGGGCAAGGGCGTGAGCGGCGAGGTGATCTACGTCGACGGCGGCTACCGGCCGATGGGGATGTAA
- a CDS encoding argininosuccinate synthase domain-containing protein — MTQPRVVLAHAGDAGTLCAIPWLAREAEVVTVTVDVGQGDSLLAVRERALEAGAVRAHVLDARETFAHDMVLPALRAGAVGFDGDPHAAVLALPCVAAQVATVAAMEQADALAHGGSGQAAARMARLLGATSRIPVYPSVETMPAEARAAAMAQLQADVEGVPAARATLWGRSLATAGDLAAPVAEALFSQTRAATRGPEAPATLDLHFEGGTPRRVNGVAMPLVELLSSLDTIAAAHGVGRVDVLVPEGDGVRREVAEAPAATVLQVAFRELEALTLPWSLRTLRRRLAESYVDLLRTGDWHGLTRASIDALADRALKDATATILLRLYKGGVQVVGRERG; from the coding sequence ATGACGCAACCACGGGTGGTGCTCGCCCATGCCGGCGATGCCGGGACGCTCTGCGCGATTCCCTGGCTGGCCCGCGAGGCCGAGGTGGTCACCGTGACGGTGGACGTGGGGCAGGGCGACAGCCTGCTGGCGGTGCGTGAGCGCGCGCTCGAGGCCGGTGCGGTCCGTGCCCACGTGCTCGACGCCCGCGAGACCTTCGCACACGACATGGTGTTGCCGGCGCTGCGGGCCGGCGCGGTCGGCTTCGACGGCGATCCGCATGCGGCCGTCCTGGCGTTGCCGTGCGTCGCGGCGCAGGTGGCCACCGTGGCGGCGATGGAGCAGGCCGATGCGCTCGCGCACGGCGGGTCGGGTCAGGCGGCGGCGCGCATGGCACGGCTGCTGGGCGCCACCTCGCGCATCCCGGTGTATCCGAGCGTCGAGACGATGCCGGCCGAGGCCAGGGCTGCCGCGATGGCGCAGCTGCAGGCCGACGTCGAGGGCGTTCCAGCGGCGCGCGCCACGCTCTGGGGCCGCTCGCTCGCCACCGCGGGCGACCTGGCGGCGCCCGTCGCCGAGGCGCTCTTCAGCCAGACCCGCGCCGCGACGCGTGGTCCGGAGGCGCCTGCCACGCTCGACCTCCACTTCGAGGGCGGCACACCGCGTCGCGTCAACGGGGTCGCCATGCCGCTCGTGGAACTGCTCAGCAGCCTTGATACCATCGCCGCCGCGCACGGCGTGGGCCGCGTCGACGTGCTGGTGCCCGAGGGCGATGGCGTGCGGCGCGAGGTGGCCGAAGCCCCGGCGGCGACCGTGCTCCAGGTCGCCTTCCGGGAGCTCGAGGCCCTCACGCTCCCGTGGTCGCTGCGGACGCTGCGTCGCAGGCTCGCCGAGAGTTACGTGGACCTGCTGAGAACCGGCGACTGGCACGGCCTGACGCGCGCCTCGATCGACGCGCTGGCCGACCGAGCGCTGAAGGACGCCACCGCCACCATCCTGCTGCGGTTGTACAAGGGCGGGGTGCAGGTCGTGGGGCGCGAGCGCGGCTAG